ATATGCCTTACTATTTTTGGTACAATTGCAGGTGATATCTTACTTGGCCAAAAATCTCCGGGTACAAAGTTATCATGGATGTGTTCCTTTGGATTAATTGGTATTTCATCTGGCGTACTGTGGAATTTTATTTTTCCTGTTAATAAACACTTATGGTCAAGCTCTTTTATTATGCTTACAGCAGGAATGGCCTTTCTTTTGCTCTCCTTCTTTTATTGGATAATAGACATAAAGGGATATCAAAAATGGGCATTCTTCTTTCGGGTTATAGGAATGAATTCTCTTGCTATATATCTGGCCGTACGATTTATCGATTTTAACGCTTCTTCACGTTTACTTTTTGAAGGATTTTATATGCATAGCGCAGAACCATGGCATGAAGTATGGAACGCGTTGGGCGGACTCTTAATCGTTTGGTTTTTTCTTTATTTTTTATACCGAAATAAAATTTTTATAAAGATATAAGCCCTAAATCTTCCATGAATAATTTTAAAACTATTATTGGTGATTATGGACAATGGGCCACGTCGCTAAAAAAAGAAATACCAGCTCTTTCTTACAGGAATTCAAACTTTGAAGCACTTGATAAATGGAAAAGTAAGGCGGTAGATAAAGTAAATGAGCTTCTGGCAAAACCAACACTTCCGGAAATACCAACAGTAACCAGCGAGAAAAAATATATTTATGACGGATTAGAAATAGAGGAACTGTCCTGGCAACTTCCTTATGGAAGAGTTACGAAAGCTGTTTTGCTTAAACCCGTTAATGCAAATAGACCTTTACCCGGAATTCTGGCATTACACGATCATGCGGCAAAAAAGTATTTTGGTTACCGTAAAATTGTCAAAACCTCCGACGATCAGCATCCTTTAATCCAGGATCATCAACTCACCGATTATGGTGGAAAAGCCTGGGCCAATGAAATTGCCAAAAGAGGTTACGTTGTTTTGGTACATGACACTTTCGCTTTTGGGAGCAGACGTGTACATTATGAAGATGTCGATGGTTTGACTTTCGGGACATTGGATTTGAATAACAAAACGGATAACGACCCAGAAAAGCCGGAAAATATTGAAACTTATAACAAATGGTCGGCAGAACATGAACATGTAATGTCAAAATCTCTTTTTAGTGCAGGCACAACTTGGCCCGGTGTTGTGCTGGCAGAAGATCAGATCGCTCTTTCTATTTTATCGGAGCGGCAAAATGTGGATTCTGAGAAAATTGGCTGCGGCGGTTTGTCAGGTGGTGGCTTACGCACTGTTTATCTGGGTGGTCTTGATTCAAGAATTAAATGCGCTGTTTGTGTAGGTTTTATGACGACATGGAATGATTTGATTTTGCATAAATCGTTTACACACACCTGGATGACTTATGCACCTTTGTTACCGAACTACCTGGATTTTCCTGAAATACTTGGACTACGTGTTCCGTTGCCAACATTGGTACAAAATAATAATCAGGATGAGTTGTATACTTTATTCGAAATGCAAAAAGCAGATTTGATTCTTAGGGAAGTCTATGAAAAAGCCAATGCTTCTCAACATTACAGCGCCAGGTTTTACGATGGATCACACAAATTTGATCAGGAAATGCAAGCAGATGCATTCAAATGGTTTGATAAGTATTTGAAATAACAGAATTTTAATTTTCAAAACTGATTTTGAAAATCATTCTCCCCACGCTGTTGCAATTAAACTTCTGGATCCGCCATGATCACGGTGTTCACAAAGATAAATGCCTTGCCAGGTTCCCAAAGCTAATTTCCCGTTGCGTATGGGAATCATTACTGAAGTGCCAAGAATGGAAGCTTTCAAATGCGCCGGCATGTCATCTGAACCTTCATAGTCGTGCTCATAATCCGGGTCATTTTCTTTGACTGTCTTGTTAAAAAACATTTCAAAATCTTTTCTTACTGTCGGATCAGCATTTTCATTAACTGTTAAAGAAGCCGAAGTGTGCTGAATGAATACCTGGCACATCCCGGTTTTTATTTCATTAATCTGGGGTAATGCGTATATAACCTCGGTTGTAATCAAATGGAACCCGCGCCTTTTTTCTTTTAACTGAAATCCTTGCTGAAATATTTTCATGGTTTATCCTTTTTAATAAATCTGATAAAATTATCAATACTAAAATTGATCCTCTAAAACCTGGAACGTGAGCCAAAAAAAAGTTGACCAGAAGCCGGTCAACTTTTATCAATATAGTAATATATAAATTCTCTGTTATTATAACCCCTTTATCACTTTTCTGAAGGCACGGTCATTTCCTTGTTTTATTTCGATGATATAAACGCCTATCGGTAAGGTCGAAATATCGATTCCTTTTAACTCTGACTGGTTTTCTTTATTAACACGCAATTGTTTGTGTAATCTTCCTATACCAGCATCAAACATATTTACTTCAACAGGCGAATCATTCTTGTTCATAACGTCAATTGAAATAAAATGAGCCGTTGGATTCGGATAAACCTGAACAGATTGGTGTAGGGTTAAAGCGGTTTCCGTAGTTGGCAACGTAGTGACCAGCGAAGCTAATGTGGCAGCTGAATCCGTTGCGGCTATTCTGGCATTTGAGGCAGAACCTACAACAAACATTGGTGTTTCGGTTACTGTCACATTTATATTTCCCGCAACAACTTCAACTTCTTCCACGTCTAAGTTATCACTTCCGGCTTTTGGGCGATAAATTTTTGCATGGGAGAAATCACCAACATGTAACGTATGGTTGACAGTCCGGCCTTTTTCATCAGGAACAGTCAGAATATATAAAGATTTTCCATCACGTTCGTAGCGGTCTACAATTGGATCCTGATAGGTAGTTTCTTTGTAACTATATTCTCCAAAAACCTTGTTGACCTGAAAGAAATAATCAGCGGCTGGTCTTCTTGTCATATCTCCATTGATTAATCCGGAGGTGCCAAACATTCCGCCACCATCGTTATCATCGTACATCTGATAAAAGAAAACTTTTGAAACACCATGACGTGCGGAGAACAAGGAAGTTCTTAAAATCCAGTCACCTTGTGTTTCCAATGCCGATTTAGCTCCGATCCGAATTGCTTTTAAAGGGCTTTCCTGATTTATGTCATAGCCTGCTTCGGTTATCCAGACAGGCATATCCTGAGATACATCATGTGACACTTTTGCAAAACCATCAAGAATAGTATTCGCAATTGTAACTTCGGGAGCAGCACCCCTTGTTGAAGTTCCACTTTGAGAAGAAGAGCCATTATCCGTATACAAGTGGAAATTCACAACATCCCAGCACAAATTTACAGATCCGTCGGCTTTGTATCCACGGAACTCCTTACACCAGTCTACCATTCCTTTTACATAATCAGAACCGGTAACCAGTCCGGCTATGACAACTTTCATATTAGGATCAGCATTTTTAATACCAACAGCAGGGCCCATTGTATTTTTATGGCCATCGTAGAAAGCAGATAAGTTGGCCGCATATTCTCGAGCGGTTTGATAAGCCTTCCGGCCTTTCCACCATTTATCACGCTCATTGTCACATTCTATGTACTTAATAACATTCATTCCAATTTTGATTGTATTGGGATTGTCATTAGTCCATCTTGGAACTGTATAAACACTAAGAAGGGCAGGGTCGATAGCGGTATTACTGCCATAGCGTGCAGCATATTGAAATGCAACTTTTGCTTGTTCAATATAAGAAAGCGGATCAGAAAAGTCTTTTCCATAACGTACAGGAACATTTTCTCCATCTCTTTCACTAGCCGGATATGTATCCTGCATCCATGAAGGAATTTGCTTCAGACAAGCCAGCACTTCTATATTGGCTGCTTTGCAGCGTTCATAAATTGCGTCATAATTCCATCCTCCACTCAGTGTAGGATTATAAGAAAAAGCACCTTCCCGTGATTCAAGTTTATCCCAATCCATGTAATGTCTTACACCGGAGAAACTTTTGGCAACGGTCATCTTCGTCTCATTTATTTCCCATGGCGTATTTCCATCTTCAAAATTCCACTCATATGCGTTAACACCAAACAAGTCTTTCAATTTAATGTCTTTTGCAGGGACAGGTGTTGCTACCTGATTGCCGGCTTTATATGTGCCGTAGAATTCCATTTCAGTGGGCAGACCGCTTTTTATATTGACTACCAGGTAGCGAATATTTTTTATTGGAGTATCCAGCTTGAATTTAGCATCTCCGGACAATTGCCTGTTTGGGTATGGGCCTACCCACCCATTATATTCCTGACCTGTAAAAGTAGCAACTGGTATACGTTCCCACTGATCAGTTATTACGGACAAGGTCATTGGATTAGCTGAAAAATCGCCCACAAAGTCGAAGAATTTAATACTTTCCAAAGTAATTTCTTCTCCATCGAGCAAAGGATAATAGGCATCCCAGCTGCTTAGAGCCAATCCCCATCCCAATTGCACTTCCGTTTGCGTATCTCCGTCAAAAAGTCCGTCAAATCCTCTTGCTGTGTTGTTAAGCTGATACCAGCGTTTCGGATCAATGGTGATTTTGGTTGCTGTTGACGGACTTTCAGGATTGCTTACAACGGGAAGAATATTTTGTGTTTTGGTAACATTTTCGGCTGCTAAAAAACCTGCGCTTTCGGCCTGTGAAGCAGTGATAACTGCTGAACCGGCTGCAACAATTGTTGCTTTCCACGAACCGGTTTCATTTGATACGGATACAGCCGAAGGATTAGATGATGAAAAAGTAACAGGTGATTCAGTATTGGTACTTGTAGCTATTAAGTCAAAAGGCCCGGAACCCACAGTTTTATCCGCAAGATCTGCAAATGTGATAATAGAAGGAGATTTTTCCGGTGTTACTGCCCCGCTTACAACTTCAAACCAGTTGAAATTAAAAGTACCTTTTTGGGCATAAATCCGAAGTACCTGGCTACCTTTTGGAAGTGTAGCCGCTGTTGATAATGTGGTATAATTCTGCCAGCCTCCTGTGCGTGGTACATCCACCTGCCCAAGAATAGCACCACTTGCAGATTTAACCTGAATGATCCCTTCACCGTAGCTATTGGCAACACGAAAATTAAATGTATACCTGCCAGCATTTGCCACGTTTACATTATAATCCATAAAATCGTCATCGTCAATATTGCTTACATTTTTGACGCCGTCAACATCACCGGTTGTTTCAGATTGAACGGCGCTTGCAACATCAAAATCTTCAGCTTCAATTTTACCTGGCAGTGATTTCGAGCCTGTTGCTTCAAACCAGTTTAGGCTCCAGGTGCCTTTTTTAGAATAAATGCGCAGCGTTTGATCTCCGGCAGATAGTGATGCAATCATACTGGTTATCGCCCAGCTTTGCATTCCACCTGTTCGGGGAAGATTATTGATTTGCCCGAGAACAGTCCCGTTTCCGGATCTTAGTTCCAGGGATGCATCGTCACTGAAACCATTGGCAATTCGGAAATTGAAAGTGTATAAACCAGCCGTTGCAACTTTCACATTGTAATCCATGGAATTATTATCTCCAATCCAGCCCACGTCTTTTCCGCCATCGGCATCTTCTGTATTTTCAGTACCTGTACCATTTGCGACACTAAAATTTTCAGCTTCAACTTTTCCCGGCAGAAGATTGGTTTTGCTTACATCAAACCAGTTAAAATTGAAAGCTCCTTTGTTTGCATAAATGCGGATGATTTGATTACCTGCCGGAAGTGTAGCAGTTGCGCTGATCGTATTCCATGTCTGCCAGTCTCCGGTGCGAGGTACATCAACTTGTCCCAATATATTTCCAGAGGCATTTTTTATCTCAATTTTTCCATCTCCATATCGATTAGCGATTCTGAAATTAAAATTATACGCGCCAGCAGCAGCAACATTGACGTTGTAATCCATAAAATCTCCGTCATCAATATAACTTACATTTTTGGCGCCGTCAGAGTCTCCCGTGTCTTCGATTCTTACATCACTTGATATGTCATAATTTTCTGCTTCAATCCTGCCTGGGAGCGCTTTGGCTCCGGCTACTTCAAACCAGTTCAAGCTGAAAATTCCTTTTTTAGCAAAAACGCGTAGCGTTTGTGTTCCAGCTGGTAAGTAGGCGGTCATATTTGTTGTTGCCCAGCTTTGCATACCGCCAGTTCTCGGAAGATTATTAATTTCGCCCAAAACTGTTCCGTCCGCAGACTTTAAAGCAATGGAGGCGTCGTCACTGAAACCGTTGGCAATACGAAATTTAAATGTGTAAATCCCCGCCGTAACTACGTCAACGCTATAATCCATCCAACTGTTGTCACCAATCCAGCTTACATCCATACCTCCTCCGTCATCTTCGGCTGTATCGGTTCCGGCACCATTGATAGCAGTATAATTTTCTGCTTCAAATTTTCCGGGAATGAAATTCTTTTGTTCTGCCTCAAACCAGTTAATATTAAATAAACCGCTTCTTGCAAAAATTCTGATTGTCTGATTACCCGCCGGAAGAATTGCACGTGCAGTGACGGTAGTCCAGGTTTGCCAGCCACCAGTCTGAGGAATCAGGACATTTCCCAGAACATTGCCGGCAGCATTTTGTATTTCAAGATTTCCGTTGCCATAACTATTGGCAACGCGGAATTTAAATGTATAAACTCCGGCAGTTGTAACCTGGACCTGGTAATCAAGCCAGTCACCATCATCAATATAACCAACATTTAGGCCACCTCCTTCATCAGCTGTGGATTCCGTGGCAACATCACTTTTTTGTACATAATCTTCAGCCTGAATTCTACCTGGCAAAGTAAAGGTACCCTGGGCATTGATGATAAAGAGGGTACAAAAGAAAATTAAGCTAAGGCAAAGTCTATTCATAGAAAGCGCTGGTTATTAATTTTTTTTCTAATATACAGTTTGTTCGCAATCTATGTAGATATTTTTTGTGAAATTTATAGAAATAGTTCGTACAAAAATTTTCAAAGTAATTGTATTGAAAACAAGAAAGCCCCATGTTTATACAACATGGAGCTTTTCGCTGTTTATTTGGTATAGAACGAAATATCGTTTTATTTATTGAACTTCTAATTGTACCATTTCTTCACAAGCTTTGGCGCAATTTCTACAAGCTTCCGCACAAAGTTCACAATGTTCCATTCCCATTGCTGCATGTTTTTCACATTCTGCGGCGCATGCATTGCAAACATCGGCGCATACTTTACAAAGATCATCAGCAAATTCGCTGTCTAATGTCAGCAACTGTGCAGTGGCGTAACATAAAGCAGAACATTGTAAATCGAGATTTATGCATTTTGCCTGCATATTTACGTCTTTTTCTTTCAAACAAGCACTTGCGCAGTAATTACAAGCGGCGGCACATGCGTTGCAAAGATCGATACAGTTTTGTAGTGTTGGGTTAGTCATGGTTGAGTTCGTTAAGGAAGTGAATATTTATGCCTTTCAATAATAAATAATCCTGCCAGTGTTGTCACTAAACCTTTGACAATATTCGAAATCAGACTTTTTGGGTTAGAAAGGTTATCTTTATAAAAATTTTGAAATTGATTAACTATGCTCATTAAACAAAAACATCTCGAAGGAATAAAGGCAGGAAACATTTCACTGGCATTCCGTAAATGGAAAAAGCTTCAGGTAAATGCAGGCAGCCTTGTAAAAACCAGCGTAGGTGTGATCCGGATTGTTTCAACGGAAAAAACCGATCTTGATAAAATTACAGATGCAGATGCACAAAAAGCCGGATTTGCAGCTGCACAGCCATTAAAACAACTTTTAGAAAGTCAGAAAGATGGAGATATTTATAAAATTGAAGTTGTTTTTGATTCAGAAGATCCGAGGATCGAATTAAGAGAAAAAGCCAGTATCAGCGAGGACGAGCTGGAAGTGTTGAAAGCTGCGCTGGATAATCTGGATAAATTCAGTAAGGTAGGGAAGTGGACAACAAAAACTTTAATTGCAATTCAGGAAAATCCGAAACTGAGAGCCGCTGATTTGGCAATAAAAGCAAAAAAGGAAAAAGAGTGGCTAAAACTGAATATCAGAAAACTGAAAGCGCTTGGCCTTACCATCAGCCATGAGCCAGGATATACTTTATCTCCTCTCGGAGAGGAATATTTGAAATTAATAACCAAGTAATGTTTTTTTAATCAGCCCGGACTTTCCGGGCTTTTTTATTGATTTCGAATCTATCTTCAAACTTAGAAGGTTAAATCTATTGATGGGAATGGTTCTTTTAACAAGTTTTTAATCAGTTTAAAATCGGAACTAAAGACTTGGCAAATTATGAATATTGACGGACCTATAATAGTCATTGAAAATGATTTGGAAGATCAGTTTTTGATAGGAGAAACTTTTAAAAATCTTCCCTATAATAACGAAGTGTTATTTTTTGAAGATGGGATAAAAGCATTGGAATTTCTGGAATCGACTGACTTGAAACCTTTGCTCATTTTGTCTGACATCAATATGCCAAAAATGAATGGCCTTGAAATAAGAGAAAATGTGCATAATCATGAACATGCCAATGTCAAATGTATTCCTTATCTGTTTTTTACGACGGGTGCTCACCAACAATTGGTTATCGACGCATATTCAACTTCTATTCAGGGATTTTTTAAGAAACCTGCTTCATTTGAAGATTTTGAAAGAACAATCCGCACCATTGTGGACTATTGGAGAGAATGTATTTCGCCGGCAGAGTTTTTATAATTTTTGAAGTTTAAACAATTAGCAGCAGACGTAATTTTGTCAAAGGTTATGATAAACGCTACATCCAAAATTGAACTTATCAAAGGTGATATCACCAAACTTTCTGTGGATGCCATTGTCAATGCAGCAAACTCATCTTTGCTTGGCGGTGGCGGGGTGGATGGAGCTATTCACAGAGCCGGCGGACCTGAAATTCTTGCAGAATGCAAAAAAATCGTAGCCAGACAAGGAGGCTGCAAAACCGGTGAGGCAGTCATTACTACAGCGGGCAAGTTACCAT
The nucleotide sequence above comes from Dyadobacter subterraneus. Encoded proteins:
- a CDS encoding secondary thiamine-phosphate synthase enzyme YjbQ, with the translated sequence MKIFQQGFQLKEKRRGFHLITTEVIYALPQINEIKTGMCQVFIQHTSASLTVNENADPTVRKDFEMFFNKTVKENDPDYEHDYEGSDDMPAHLKASILGTSVMIPIRNGKLALGTWQGIYLCEHRDHGGSRSLIATAWGE
- a CDS encoding carbohydrate-binding protein; protein product: MNRLCLSLIFFCTLFIINAQGTFTLPGRIQAEDYVQKSDVATESTADEGGGLNVGYIDDGDWLDYQVQVTTAGVYTFKFRVANSYGNGNLEIQNAAGNVLGNVLIPQTGGWQTWTTVTARAILPAGNQTIRIFARSGLFNINWFEAEQKNFIPGKFEAENYTAINGAGTDTAEDDGGGMDVSWIGDNSWMDYSVDVVTAGIYTFKFRIANGFSDDASIALKSADGTVLGEINNLPRTGGMQSWATTNMTAYLPAGTQTLRVFAKKGIFSLNWFEVAGAKALPGRIEAENYDISSDVRIEDTGDSDGAKNVSYIDDGDFMDYNVNVAAAGAYNFNFRIANRYGDGKIEIKNASGNILGQVDVPRTGDWQTWNTISATATLPAGNQIIRIYANKGAFNFNWFDVSKTNLLPGKVEAENFSVANGTGTENTEDADGGKDVGWIGDNNSMDYNVKVATAGLYTFNFRIANGFSDDASLELRSGNGTVLGQINNLPRTGGMQSWAITSMIASLSAGDQTLRIYSKKGTWSLNWFEATGSKSLPGKIEAEDFDVASAVQSETTGDVDGVKNVSNIDDDDFMDYNVNVANAGRYTFNFRVANSYGEGIIQVKSASGAILGQVDVPRTGGWQNYTTLSTAATLPKGSQVLRIYAQKGTFNFNWFEVVSGAVTPEKSPSIITFADLADKTVGSGPFDLIATSTNTESPVTFSSSNPSAVSVSNETGSWKATIVAAGSAVITASQAESAGFLAAENVTKTQNILPVVSNPESPSTATKITIDPKRWYQLNNTARGFDGLFDGDTQTEVQLGWGLALSSWDAYYPLLDGEEITLESIKFFDFVGDFSANPMTLSVITDQWERIPVATFTGQEYNGWVGPYPNRQLSGDAKFKLDTPIKNIRYLVVNIKSGLPTEMEFYGTYKAGNQVATPVPAKDIKLKDLFGVNAYEWNFEDGNTPWEINETKMTVAKSFSGVRHYMDWDKLESREGAFSYNPTLSGGWNYDAIYERCKAANIEVLACLKQIPSWMQDTYPASERDGENVPVRYGKDFSDPLSYIEQAKVAFQYAARYGSNTAIDPALLSVYTVPRWTNDNPNTIKIGMNVIKYIECDNERDKWWKGRKAYQTAREYAANLSAFYDGHKNTMGPAVGIKNADPNMKVVIAGLVTGSDYVKGMVDWCKEFRGYKADGSVNLCWDVVNFHLYTDNGSSSQSGTSTRGAAPEVTIANTILDGFAKVSHDVSQDMPVWITEAGYDINQESPLKAIRIGAKSALETQGDWILRTSLFSARHGVSKVFFYQMYDDNDGGGMFGTSGLINGDMTRRPAADYFFQVNKVFGEYSYKETTYQDPIVDRYERDGKSLYILTVPDEKGRTVNHTLHVGDFSHAKIYRPKAGSDNLDVEEVEVVAGNINVTVTETPMFVVGSASNARIAATDSAATLASLVTTLPTTETALTLHQSVQVYPNPTAHFISIDVMNKNDSPVEVNMFDAGIGRLHKQLRVNKENQSELKGIDISTLPIGVYIIEIKQGNDRAFRKVIKGL
- a CDS encoding four-helix bundle copper-binding protein; its protein translation is MTNPTLQNCIDLCNACAAACNYCASACLKEKDVNMQAKCINLDLQCSALCYATAQLLTLDSEFADDLCKVCADVCNACAAECEKHAAMGMEHCELCAEACRNCAKACEEMVQLEVQ
- a CDS encoding ASCH domain-containing protein; translation: MLIKQKHLEGIKAGNISLAFRKWKKLQVNAGSLVKTSVGVIRIVSTEKTDLDKITDADAQKAGFAAAQPLKQLLESQKDGDIYKIEVVFDSEDPRIELREKASISEDELEVLKAALDNLDKFSKVGKWTTKTLIAIQENPKLRAADLAIKAKKEKEWLKLNIRKLKALGLTISHEPGYTLSPLGEEYLKLITK
- a CDS encoding response regulator, which translates into the protein MNIDGPIIVIENDLEDQFLIGETFKNLPYNNEVLFFEDGIKALEFLESTDLKPLLILSDINMPKMNGLEIRENVHNHEHANVKCIPYLFFTTGAHQQLVIDAYSTSIQGFFKKPASFEDFERTIRTIVDYWRECISPAEFL